CGCCTGGGAATGCCGGGATGACACAAGCCACATGTGTTCCGATCGCCGAAGATGCTATCGATGAACTCGTGACGTTCGCACAAGACGAACAGATCGATTGGACGATTGTCGGACCAGAAGGACCACTTGTTCTCGGAGTCGTTAACGCCTTTCAGGCAGCGGGATTGCAGATCTTCGGACCAACACGGGAAGCGGCAGCGATCGAAGGAAGTAAGCAGTTCGCGAAAGAATTGATGGAGCGTGCCGGTATTCCGACCGCTGCTCATGCCGTCTTTACTTCAGCAGCAGACGCAGAGGCGTATGTTCGCAAAGCGGGTGCACCGATCGTCATCAAAGCCGACGGACTTGCTGCCGGAAAAGGAGTCACGGTCGCAGAAACCGTGGACCAAGCACTTGCAGCAATCCACGATACGTTTGCCGGGGAATACGGTCAACAAAGCAGCGTTGTCATCGAAGAATGCCTGGTCGGGGAAGAGTGTTCATTGATGGCATTCGTGCACGAAGAGACCGTCATCCCGATGGTATTGTCGCAAGATCATAAACGGGCATTTGACGGTGATCTAGGTCCGAACACAGGAGGAATGGGCGCGTATTCTCCGCTTCCTCAGTGGGACGAAGCAGCGCTGACGACAGAAGCTGTTGATCGCATCATTCAGCCGCTCGTCGATCAGATGGCAAGCGAAGGAATTCCGTTCACCGGCTTCCTCTATGCCGGTCTGATGCTGACGAAACAAGGACCGTTCGTCATCGAGTTCAATGCTCGGTTCGGTGATCCGGAAACAGAAGTCATTCTTCCGCGCTTAGAGACACCGTTGCTTGATGTCATCATGCCGCTGATAGACGGACAGATACCAGAAGTCGTTTGGACGGATCAAGCAGCTGTCGGTGTCGTCGTCGCAGCAGAAGGATATCCGGAAGCACCAAAAACGGGACAAGCGATTCCACTTGATCAGATTGGGGACGGTCTTCTCGTCTTTCATGCCGGAACGGCAGAACGAGACGATCAACTTGTCTCAGCCGGTGGACGTGTCCTCGTATGTGTCAGCCGTGCCGAGACGATCGAGCAGGCTGTCGAACAGGTCTATGCGAACTTACCAGACGTGACGGACCAGCCATTCTTTTACCGAACTGATATCGCTCAAAAAGCCTTTCGTGCCTCGCATGAATCATGATATTTGTACCAGACGTGCTCGAAGGAGTCGCGTCTGGTTTTTTGTTTCTTGGCGAAGTGCACGAAAAGATTTGTCTTCCATGGCGAATTTGTGTTATTTTGACCAAATGAATCCGGAACGGGGCAAAACTTCTTGAAACTTACTTAGCAACATTTTAGTATAAGAACTATAAGAAAGCGTTTTCAATAAAACAAAGGAGGTCGAGCTTTCGTGAAAAAAAATTGTGGAAGATCCCCTTGGACGAAATCTGAAGTACGAACACACCAAGCGGTCATCAGCGGAAAGCTTGCACCGACACTTGTCATACAGAATGCCACTTACCTGAATCATGGTGTCAAAGCATGGCGGACGGCGAATATCTGGATTAGTGGCGACCGGATCGTCTATGTCGGTCCAGAGATGCCGGAACAAGCCGATGCGTATCATGATGCGACAGGTCAATATATCGTACCCGGTTACATTGAACCCCATGCCCATCCGTTCCAACTTTACAATCCAGCGAGTCTTGCAAAATTCGCAGCAGAGCGGGGAACATCGACGCTCGTAAACGACAACATGTTGTTATTATTAGAGCCGACGGAGCAAGCGTTTGCTCAGGTCGAGGCGCTAGCAGACTTACCGACCTCAATGTACTGGTGGGCACGACTCGACGCACAAACCGAGCTTGATGCCGACAGTATCTCGATCGATAATCGCCGGATTCAAGCGTGGCTCAAGCATCCACAAGTCATCCAAGCGGGAGAGTTGACGGGATGGCCACGTCTCTCGCAAGGGGATGATGAACTGCTTCACTGGATGCAGGATGCGATCAAACTCGGAAAACCAATCGAAGGTCATTTCCCTGGGGCTTCAGCGAAGACGTTGACGAAGATGGCGCTGTACGGCGTGACGAGTGATCACGAAGCGATGACGGTCGAAGAGGCGATGACACGTCTTGAACTCGGCTACACGACGACGATTCGTTATTCATCGATTCGTCCGGATCTACCGGATATCTTTAAAGGTCTCGTCGAAGCAGGGTTGACGCAGTTCGATAAGGT
This region of Exiguobacterium acetylicum DSM 20416 genomic DNA includes:
- the purD gene encoding phosphoribosylamine--glycine ligase; translated protein: MKVLVIGKGGREHALVWKLAQDERIETVYAAPGNAGMTQATCVPIAEDAIDELVTFAQDEQIDWTIVGPEGPLVLGVVNAFQAAGLQIFGPTREAAAIEGSKQFAKELMERAGIPTAAHAVFTSAADAEAYVRKAGAPIVIKADGLAAGKGVTVAETVDQALAAIHDTFAGEYGQQSSVVIEECLVGEECSLMAFVHEETVIPMVLSQDHKRAFDGDLGPNTGGMGAYSPLPQWDEAALTTEAVDRIIQPLVDQMASEGIPFTGFLYAGLMLTKQGPFVIEFNARFGDPETEVILPRLETPLLDVIMPLIDGQIPEVVWTDQAAVGVVVAAEGYPEAPKTGQAIPLDQIGDGLLVFHAGTAERDDQLVSAGGRVLVCVSRAETIEQAVEQVYANLPDVTDQPFFYRTDIAQKAFRASHES